DNA sequence from the Penicillium psychrofluorescens genome assembly, chromosome: 3 genome:
AATTCCCCGGCAGCTTTACTAATTAGTGCTTATGGGAAAGAATGGAATTAGCCATGCATTTGTCGTAGAGTTCGCGAGTGCTGCAGAACGAGATTTCTATGTTGAGAAGGATCCTGTGCACCTAGCATTTGTCCGCAGCCTCGATGGGATTATTGAAAAGGCTCAGGTCATTGACTACACACCCGGAGTGTTCTGAAAAAGTAAATAGAAGACTTATATACGTGCAATATAAAGCGAAATGCCGATTTTGCGTAATACTTTGGCTGTTGGGCAGAAGCTGGGGCCCAGTATTGCTAAATGAGTTTATTATTGCTTCTTTGCTCATGAGAGGAACTTTTGGAGAGTATTGGGTCATTTAGGAATGAATTATTGATGGCCAAGACCGTGGAGTCATCACGAGCTACGCAATGATCTATTCCTATCCGAGACCAGCTGAGCCGCCGTCTGGTCCCTAGTATAGGTGCGCAGGATGAGAATAGACGAATAGGTTTTACAATATCAATAGTTAAGGTCTTTATATAGTGTACGTGCCAGACGTCTCAAATCAGATTTGTGTAAATGACCCCACCAAAACAACACCAACCGCAAATAGTGACCGTAGTATGAACCTATTCCCAGCCATGCGCAGACGAAGAGGGCACGACAAGATTCTCGAACCGTATGAAGATAAGGGCCGTATTTTACAAATTATAAAGGCAGAGTGACCTCATTTTAAATCTCCTGCGAGTCCAGTCCCCAGATCTCCCAATGCTTCAAGACATCCCATCCGACCCGATgcagacggcgacggcgaatGTATCCGTCCGGCATCACGGTGTGAGCGATACAGCCATCTCCTTGAAAGCGTGGATCGCGCGGTTCATCTGTCTCAGAGCTAGACGGCTGGGCCGCACGGTTTTCATTGCTTTCATTGCTTTCATCGTCGTCTCGGGAGCGTTTTCCCAACGTTGATGGGCGGGGATCGGGGTGTGGAGTGGGTTGGGAGGAAGGAACGGCAGCAGGAGTTTTCGGTGCGATGGGATTCGTGTTGGTATCTCCGGAAGTGGTATTATTGGGCCGAGGAGCAGTGTGCGGTTGTTCAGGGCCGGCGCTGTTGGGATCATTTGGGGGGTTGGGGCTTCCATTTGATGCGTCTGCCGACTGATCACCAGCAGCGTTGGAGTCAGGTTCGTTCTCTGGAGGAGGCGGGGGTGTCTTGTAGAATCCTTGCAGTTCAAAGGCCTTCCAGCCCAGACCGATGATCTTTAATTTCCCAAAGATCTGTTCATTTGCCATGTCGTAACTCATAATCTCCATAAGTATCCGATCGTcaatatcaacaacatcCGCCATGCTCTTGGCATTGTTCAGTAAATCAATCGCCGCCTTGCTGAAACGTCCGGAAAAGGTTTCTTGCACATGCGGAGTCTTCCATGTTCGGAGCATCGTGGTATTTAACGCGCCAGAATGGGGTGCTACAGAGCCCGCTGGAATCAAGAGTCGCAACGCGACCAATTTGCGGAGAAAGGGGACTAGTAAGCCCAATGACTCCATACTGGAGAACTCTGTGGCAAGCGCTAGTTGTTCTAAGTTCGGACAGCTGTGGACCAGACGGGCGATCATCGTCGTGGAAAGAGGCCACCGAGAAGAGAGGAGCAGATGGCGCAATGACGCACCATGATTTGTTGTGATGTTGGCAATGTAACTATCCCGGATATTCAACTGGAGGTTCGTCTGGCTTGCGGGGGAGGCCGTAGCAGATGGTGAGTTGCCTGCCGTCCCATTGACCGCCCCTGGATTCTCTGATACCGGTGGTGTGAGGGCAGACGAGGCTGGGCCCATTCCGGGCCGAGGGGAATTGAGATAATCGCTGGAATCGGAGGTCATGTTTACAAAGTATAACTTTTCCAGACCATTGAAATTCCCAAGGAACTCCGAATTCCGTTTCGAGACCGCATCCATGCGAATGCTTTTGATCTTGAGTTTTCGGTGTGGCACGACGGTCGGCCAGCTGCTGTCCACAAAAGTGTTGACCAGGTTGGAACTGTCCGCGCCACTGAGAAAGGTAACGTCTTCAACGGTGGTCGGATCGAACGCGATATTAAATTCCTCCGTGTGGAAAGCGTACAAATTCGAGAACGACATTTTCTTAATTGGAAGGGGTTGTTTGGCGGCGATGGACTTTCGGAAGTAATCGTGCAACGAGACACTGGGCTCCTGTGCAATGCGCATGCGCGGCGACCAATGCAACCTCAGATCGCGGAGCTTTTTGCTTTTCCAAAGAAGGGTGGCGATGTCATCGGGATAGCAGAGGGGGTCGATGTCGGTGATTTTCAAAGATCGCAGGTGCGGCATGGGCGGCAGCACAGATGTGGGCTGCGGGTGTCGACTGGACGGGAAACGGACGGTCAACGAGGTCAGCCGTGGCAACTGGACGAGCCCCATGTAGACCGTATCGAGCATTTTAGTGTTGAGCTCCCAGCTAAAGCTCTCCAAGCTCGTCATCCGGTCCACCGCCGCTCGCACAGCAATGTTCAGCATCATCGACGAGTCCGGTACCCGGCCCACACGAGCgtgttcttccagctcgTGTTCTTTCCAGTCCCCGCGCAGGGTCATTGATCGCACCAGCGTCGCATAGGGCCGAGTGATCACTGCATTGAGACCCATCGTAAATGGGCTGCCGCTGCCGATGCCCTCTGGCTGTTCGCCTCGATAACGGATTCGATCGTAGGAGGTCAGCGTCAGGCATCGGTAGAGCTGCGGAAGGGCCATGTAATTGAGAACACGACATGTTCGACATAGTCGCGCGAGATCGCCGGTATCCTCGACCTACAAACAAAATTCCTGTGGTCAGTATGCCTTATTGGGTCTTGTGGTCGCGCAACGCTCACATTCGAGACGATCTCGGCGATCAGATTTAACGGCAGCACCATCAGCGACGAACCGCCCGGCCGGTCCATCGCGATGCTAGCATCAAACATGTTCTGGTTGACAGCCGCCATGGTGCGACGCCGGGGACAGGTGGCGCAGCATGGGATGGAAGGGTGCttggatgggatggaaggAAGACCGCGGGTCGCAAGATCAGCGCAGGGACGGATCTCAAGTTCCCGAGCAGGACATAATAATAAGGTTTGGTAATCCGCTCCGTCGCCGTGGCCTACTTGACTAATGAAGATGTTCAATAGAATCCGGGGCATTTGAATTACATATATCCAGAGTATGAATTAAATATAAATAGATCAAAGATGAATGTCCCGTTCAGATAATTACAACATTAACCCAATATTTCCCGGGACTCCTCGCTCAACCCATATGCGACGGTCCGGAACACCAATGAAATGTCGGTCAGAGTAAGCACTCGCCTGCAGTGCAGTTTCACCTACGAAGGCTGAGGGTTCGGTTCTGCCTGCGAACCAGGCGGCGAAGATAGCCCCTCAGTTCTCGCATCCGAAACAGTAGTCTCCGTCCAGCTGCTCTGGTCGTCCGGTACGGCACGAGCGTCGGCAGAGGGAGGagccagatcctcgtcaACTAGAGCCGCCGTTTCGGGGTCGTAGCGTAAAACGTAGTTCCTATCTGCTCTTTGCACATCTGCATCGGTCCAGGGGGCGGACGCTTGTGGTTGGGAGGGGATCACCCTCACTGGTAGATCAGAGCGATTGTTGGAACGGCTGTCTCGCGGTTCACGAGACGGCGACGGGTCCAGAAGCACGTTCTGAGGCGACCACGTTTGCTGATTCCGCCGTCGGGCCGGGATGACAGTAACTGGCAATGGGGCTTCGGAAGTCTGCAGACCAGAGCCTGGTCTTCCGCTGCGACCGAGCGAGAAGAAATGCTCCGCCCTAGACCGGGAAGTGGGGGGTTCATGTTCATCTCCAGACGAATCGGAATCTCGGGCATCTGACGTTTGATCTTCCCCGGCCTGCGCAGAAGCGATCTCTCTCGGCAGAGACGCTCGTCTTCGTTTGAATGGGTTCAGTAGAGATCGCCATCGCGGATCGGAGGGGACAATCTGTGGTGATTGCTCCCTGGTTTCTTGAATAGAGAGTCGGGGACCCGCTGTGTCTGCTGGCGTTCTCTCAATATCCAGCtctttggcttcttccaattcctcctcttcctccatgtGTGGCATGGCAACGGGAGGCGTAGGGCTAGAAACCGGGTGATAGCGGACATTGTACACGGTGCTTGCGGCACTAGTGGTATCGGCACGACTGACCGGTGTGACAGTGGCCGGAGGTGGTGTAGGGCGATGATTGTTTTGGCCTCTTGGTGCTGACGTGACGTTTTGGACCTGGGTTTGGCCTCCAGAGCCCCAATTCCGGGGCCCACGGGGAATACCCACACGAGTCCGGAGAGGACGATGAGCCAAACCCATCATGCCGCCCCATCCCGAGGAGGCACCGCTACCGCCGCCTTTGTCATACCCATGTGATGTGTAGCGGGGCCATTCCACCTCCTCAGACGGGGTGACCTCGAGCATCTCGTCACCGTCGAAAATCTCC
Encoded proteins:
- a CDS encoding uncharacterized protein (ID:PFLUO_005062-T1.cds;~source:funannotate), whose amino-acid sequence is MAAVNQNMFDASIAMDRPGGSSLMVLPLNLIAEIVSNVEDTGDLARLCRTCRVLNYMALPQLYRCLTLTSYDRIRYRGEQPEGIGSGSPFTMGLNAVITRPYATLVRSMTLRGDWKEHELEEHARVGRVPDSSMMLNIAVRAAVDRMTSLESFSWELNTKMLDTVYMGLVQLPRLTSLTVRFPSSRHPQPTSVLPPMPHLRSLKITDIDPLCYPDDIATLLWKSKKLRDLRLHWSPRMRIAQEPSVSLHDYFRKSIAAKQPLPIKKMSFSNLYAFHTEEFNIAFDPTTVEDVTFLSGADSSNLVNTFVDSSWPTVVPHRKLKIKSIRMDAVSKRNSEFLGNFNGLEKLYFVNMTSDSSDYLNSPRPGMGPASSALTPPVSENPGAVNGTAGNSPSATASPASQTNLQLNIRDSYIANITTNHGASLRHLLLSSRWPLSTTMIARLVHSCPNLEQLALATEFSSMESLGLLVPFLRKLVALRLLIPAGSVAPHSGALNTTMLRTWKTPHVQETFSGRFSKAAIDLLNNAKSMADVVDIDDRILMEIMSYDMANEQIFGKLKIIGLGWKAFELQGFYKTPPPPPENEPDSNAAGDQSADASNGSPNPPNDPNSAGPEQPHTAPRPNNTTSGDTNTNPIAPKTPAAVPSSQPTPHPDPRPSTLGKRSRDDDESNESNENRAAQPSSSETDEPRDPRFQGDGCIAHTVMPDGYIRRRRLHRVGWDVLKHWEIWGLDSQEI
- a CDS encoding uncharacterized protein (ID:PFLUO_005063-T1.cds;~source:funannotate), whose amino-acid sequence is MAENLLAPRQIWAQPTTTSTKTTFKLLTLESFLGYIHVNRSYIITITENAVFEPICTSQATDIVHVSAVLDTRDPFYSSITPQLYAIACATVVSYLLVIILFITPRTFYVGGPGGGANFLGRHGMISGSYSGNSSVVGVGGRPWLQKVAALLVAVSLTIATADSFRVAEQQYDYGYSDAEALSEEVIDGIEIRIVHVISSTFLWLAQVQTLIRLFPRHKEKVMIKWAGFALIVLDTTFSILESFFFKNTSTHPRLYDDAIPALSYLFELALNLLYAAWVIFYSISKHRYAFFHPKMRNICLVALLSLSAILIPVVFFVLDIARPEIAGWGTYIRWVGSAAASVVVWEWVERIEALERDETKDGILGREIFDGDEMLEVTPSEEVEWPRYTSHGYDKGGGSGASSGWGGMMGLAHRPLRTRVGIPRGPRNWGSGGQTQVQNVTSAPRGQNNHRPTPPPATVTPVSRADTTSAASTVYNVRYHPVSSPTPPVAMPHMEEEEELEEAKELDIERTPADTAGPRLSIQETREQSPQIVPSDPRWRSLLNPFKRRRASLPREIASAQAGEDQTSDARDSDSSGDEHEPPTSRSRAEHFFSLGRSGRPGSGLQTSEAPLPVTVIPARRRNQQTWSPQNVLLDPSPSREPRDSRSNNRSDLPVRVIPSQPQASAPWTDADVQRADRNYVLRYDPETAALVDEDLAPPSADARAVPDDQSSWTETTVSDARTEGLSSPPGSQAEPNPQPS